A single window of Cryptococcus depauperatus CBS 7841 chromosome 2, complete sequence DNA harbors:
- a CDS encoding 60S ribosome subunit biogenesis protein nip7 yields the protein MRPLTEEETKAVFEKLANYIGKNLVHLIDRDEDDEHCFRLHKDRVYYLPLPMLHLATSVARPNLVSLGTCFGKFSKSGKFKLGITCLDYLAKYAKYKVWIKPSGELPFLYGNHVAKAHLGRLTEDTPEHQGVVVYNMADVPLGFGVTARSTLDTRKLDPTGIIVFHQADVGEFLRDEDTMF from the exons atgagaCCATTAACAGAAGAGGAAACAAAAGCGGTTTTTGAGA AGCTTGCCAACTACATTGGAAAAAACCTCGTTCATCTCATTGATCGGGATGAAGACGACGAACATTGCTTTCGTCTTCACAAAGACAG AGTATACTACCTCCCTCTCCCAATGCTTCATCTCGCAACATCTGTGGCTCGTCCAAATCTCGTCTCGCTTGGAACATGTTTTGGCAAGTTTTCGAAAAGCGGTAAATTTAAACTTGGTATAACTTGTCTTGACTATCTTGCGAAATACGCCAAGTACAAG GTATGGATCAAACCATCAGGAGAACTGCCTTTCCTTTACGGAAACCATGTCGCTAAAGCGCACTTGGGAAGATTGACGGAGGATACGCCCGAACATCAAGGCGTGGTGGTTTACAATATGGCAGATGTTCCATTA GGATTTGGTGTGACAGCTCGCTCGACTCTTGATACCCGCAAGCTAGATCCAACAGGTATCATTGTGTTCCATCAAGCAGATGTAGGGGAGTTTTTACGAGACGAAGACACGATGTTTTAA